The stretch of DNA GTGCAGGGTCTCGGCCAGGACGGTGAAGTAGCGGATGCGGCGCAGATCCATGATATCGATTATGTATCAATCACGAATAAAACGATATTGGACGCAAGATGGCAATCTTGGCGATGATGCAAGCTCCAGGCCCAACGCTTGATGAACGAGAAGGTTGAAATTCATGGCTGCGCAATATGCCCCGGCGCCCCTGGCGCCCGCTTCCCTAGCCGACGGGGCGGTCGGCACGATGGCCGGCGGCCGCGCGCCGGGCGCGGAGTCCGGCCGCAAGATCGAACACGGCACGGCACAGTTTGTGCTCGCCAATGTCGCTTTGTTCGCGGCAGGCCTGGCGACGTTCGCGTTGCTGTATTGCGTGCAGCCGCTATTGCCGCTTTTTTCGCAGGATTTCCACATCAGCGCGACGCAGGCCAGCCTGTCGTTGTCGCTGACGACGGGCTTGCTGGCCGTGTCGCTGCTGGTGGCCGGGCCCATTTCAGAGGCCTGGGGCCGCAAGCCGATGATGGCGACCTCGCTGCTGCTATCGGCCGTGCTGGCCCTGGCGAGCGCGCAATTGCACAGCTGGGGGACGTTCCTGGCCGCGCGGGCGCTGATGGGCGTGGCCATGAGCGGCTTGCCGGCCGTGGCGATGGCCTATGTGGGCGAGGAAATGCACCCGCGCACTCTGGGCCTGGCGATGGGCCTGTATGTGGGCGGGTCGGGACTGGGGGGCATGTCCGGCCGTCTGCTGGTCGGGGTGATGACCGATTTCTGGGGCTGGCGCACGGCGCTGACGGTGATGGGCCTGGTGGGTATCGCGTGCGGTGCGATCTTCTGGCGCTGCCTGCCGGATTCGCGCAATTTCGTGCGCAGCCCCCTGAGCTTTAAAACGTTGTCCAGAACCTATGCCACGCACCTGCGCGACGGCGTGCTGCCCTGGCTGTTTGCCGAAGGACTCATCGTGACGGGCGGGTTCGTGACCATTTACAACTACATCGGCTATCGGCTGGTGGCGCCGCCGTTTTCCCTCAATCAGACGGAAATCGGCCTGATTTTCGTCGTGTATCTGTTCGGGATCGCCAACTCGGCTTTCATGGGATCGCTCTCTACGCGTTTCGGGCGGCATCGGCTGCTGCCGTTCACCTTCGGTTTGATGCTGTTGGGGATCCTGCTGACCTGCGGCGGATCGCTGCGGATGATCGTGGCCGGCATCGCGGTGCTGACGGTGGGCTTCTTCGGCGCGCACTCCATGGTCAGCGCCTGGGTGGGCGCGCGGGCCAAAGTGGGCAAGGCGCAGGCCTCGTCCTTGTATCTGTTCGCCTACTACATGGGGTCCAGCGTGATGGGTTCGCTGGGTGGCCTGTTCTGGACCTGGGGCGGCTGGCCCGGGGTGGCGGCGATGACGGGGTTGCTGGTCGCGGCCGGCATCGCGGTCGCGGGGATGCTCGGCAGGCTGCCCGCGCTGCAGCCCGAAAAAGCCTGAAGAAAAAGGCTCCCGCGAGGGAGCCTTTTGGGTTGGGCGTAACCGGTGGCGGCGTTCAGCGCACGCGCATGCCCGGCTCGGCGCCCGGGAAGGGTTCGAGCACGTAGATGCCGGGGTTGGCGGCTTCGTCCGCATGGCTGGCGGCCAGCACCATGCCTTCGGAGACGCCGAACTTCATCTTGCGCGGCGCCAGGTTGGCCACCATCACGGTGAGCTTGCCGATCAGGTCGGCAGGCTCATAGGCCGACTTGATGCCCGAGAACACATTGCGGTGGCGGCCTTCGCCCACGTCCAGCGTCAGGCGCAGCAGCTTGGTCGAGCCCTCGACGTGTTCGCAGTTGACGATCTTGGCGATACGCAGGTCGACCTTGGCGAAGTCGTCGATGGCGATGGTCTCGGCCAGCGACTCGCCGCCGGGCACCGTCGCGGGGGCATCGGGCGCGGCCTGGGGGCCCTCTTCAGGCGGTTCGAACAGGTCGTCGAGCATCTTGGGCTCCACGCGCTGCATCAGATGCTTGAAGGGGGCGACGGTCTGCGGCAGCTTGCCGGCATCGCTCCAGACGAAATCGGCCGCGTTGCCGAACAGCTCGCGCGCCACGCGGCGTGACAGTTCGGGCAGCACCGGGGCCAGCATCACCGACAGGGCCTTGAAGCCGGCCAGGGCGCGCGAGCAGATGTCCTGCAACTGCGCGCGGCGGGCCGCGTCGGCGTTGGCCCAGTCCTTGGCCAACACCCAGGGCTGGGCCGCGTCGAAAGCCTGGTTGATGCGGTCGGCGATGGCCATGATCTCGCGGATGGCGCGGTTGTACTCGCGCGCCTCGAAGGCCGCGCGGGCGGCCTCGGCAGCGGCGGCGTACTCGGCCGACAGCGCAGCGGTATCGCCCTGCGCAGTGTCCAGATACGCCAGCGCGCCGTCGAAATACTTGGTGATGAAGTTGGCCGCGCGGCTGGCGATGTTGATGTATTTGCCGACCAGATCGCTGTTGACGCGGGCGATGAAGTCCTCGGGGTTGAAGTCCAGGTCTTCAACCTTGGCGTTGAGCTTGGCGGCCAGGTAATAGCGCAGCCATTCGGCGTTCATGCCGATTTCCAGGTAGCGCAGCGGCGAGATGCCGGTGCCGCGGCTCTTGGACATTTTTTCGCCGCTCACCGTGATGAAGCCGTGCACATTGACCGCGTCGGGCGTCTTGCGGCCGGCGAACTTGAGCATGGCGGGCCAGAACAGCGCGTGGAAATAGATGATGTCTTTGCCGATGAAGTGCACTTGCTCGGTCGTGCCGTTCGGGTCGAGCAGGGCGTCGAAGTCCAGACCCTTGAGCGCGCAATAGGCCTTGAGCGAGGCCAGGTAGCCCACCGGCGCATCTAGCCACACATAGAAGTACTTGCCCGGCGCGTCGGGGATCTCGATGCCGAAGTAGGGCGCCTCGCGCGAGATGTCCCAGTCGCCCAGGCTCGATTCCCCGCCTTGCGCGCCCACCCATTCACGCGTCTTGCCGAGCATTTCGGACTGCAGGTGCGGCGTGCCCTGGGCGTTGCTGCCGGCCGTCCATTCGCGCAGGAATTGCACGCAGCGCGGGTCGGACAGCTTGAAGAAGAAGTGCTCGGACGACTTGAGCACCGGCGTGGCGCCGGTCAGCGCCGAATACGGGTTGATGAGGTCGGTGGGGGCGTAGGCCGCGCCGCAGACTTCGCAGGAGTCGCCGTATTGATCCTTGGCGTGACACTTGGGGCATTCGCCCTTGATGTAGCGGTCGGCCAGGTACATGCCCTTGACCGGGTCGTAGAACTGCTCGATGTCGCGCGTGGCGATCAGGTCCTGGGCCTTGAGCGCGCGATAGATGTCCTGCGACAGGGCCGTGTTTTCTGGCGTGTCGGTCGAGTGCCAGTGGTCGAACTTGACGTGAAAGCCGTCCAGGTACTGCGGGCGCTCGGCGGCATAGCGCGCCACCAGCTGTTGTGGGGTGATGCCTTCCTTCTCGGCCTTGAGCATGATGGGCGCGCCGTGCGCATCGTCGGCGCCCACGAAGTGCACCGTATGCCCGGCCATGCGCATGGCCCGCACCCAGATGTCGGCCTGGATGTATTCCATGATGTGGCCGATGTGGAAGGAGCCGTTGGCGTACGGGAGGGCGGTGGTGACGAATAGCGTGCGGGACGTCATGACTTGGGCTTTTTTTGTTCTGGAGAAGAAAATAAGCCTCAGATTTTAGAGGCTTTGCGGCATTTGAGTTCTTGAGCCGCCGTCGGCAGGACTGCGGGCGTTCCGATGCTCGCCCGGTGGGCTGCGGATGGCCGCCCCGTGCTTCGGACTCCCTTCGTCCTGTCGAGGGCTCATGGTTTCAATGCATGCGAGGCCTTAAAACCGTCGAATGAGGCCGCTACGAGCCGAGGACCCCGGAGCAATCCGAAGCGCGGGGCGGCCAACCACTGCCGCGGAAGCGGCGAGCATCGGAATTGCGCAGGGCAGCCTCGGCGCCTTAAGAACCGATGTTTTAAGGCGGGCAAAATTCAGCGGATCTCGCGCGCCTGGACGTCGATGACGTCGGTGGCGGCCTTGGCGTAAGGCTGGCCGGGTGCGTTGAACGGATGCATCGGGCCGCGCCGCTGCTGCCAGTAGCCGCGCACGCCGAAAGGCTTGCCGCGCAGCCGGGCCACGATGTAGAGCAGGCCTATCGCGATGGCCGTCGAGACCATGAAGATGATCGCCATGGCCGCGCCGATCAGGGCGATGGCGGCCAGGCATAGATTGCGCAGCAGGCGGGGGAGAAAGTGGTTCATGGTGATATCCGCTATTCTTGCGGGATGAGCGGCGGGCGCAATGATCCCAAGCCCGCCCAAGCCGATCTAGATATCAATGAGTATAACGACAGAGCAAGTCCGTGCCGCGCTGCGCGCGGCACATGATCCTTACAGTCGATTGCCGTTGGCCGCATCTGTAAAAGATCGTGACATCCAAGCGGGGCCCGCCGGGCTGGCCGTGCGCATCGAGTTGGGCTACCCGGCCGGCTATGCCCAGGCCGAAGTGGCCCAGATCGCACGCCAGGCGCTGGCCGCGGCCGGCGCGCCCGAGGCCCGGGTGACGGTGGCGTGGTCGGTCGGCGCGCACGCGGTGCAGGCTACGCTCAAGCCGCTGACGGCGGTGCGCAATATCATCGCGGTGGCCTCGGGCAAGGGCGGGGTGGGCAAGAGCACCACGGCCGTGAACCTGGCCCTGGCCCTGGCGGCCGATGGCGCGCGCGTGGGTGTGCTGGACGCCGACGTCTACGGCCCGAGCGTGCCGCTGATGCTCGGCCTGAAGGACAAACCGGTCAGCAAGGACAATAAGTCCATGGAACCCCTGCAGGCCCACGGCATCCAGGCCAACTCCATTGGCCTGCTGGTGGACGCCGATTCGCCCATGATCTGGCGCGGCCCCATGGCCACCCAGGCGCTGGAGCAGCTGCTGCGCCAGACCAACTGGGGCGGCCTGGACTACCTGCTGATCGACATGCCGCCCGGCACGGGCGACATCGCCCTGACTTTGGCGCAGAAGGTGCCGGTGGTGGGCGCCATCATCGTCACCACGCCGCAGGACATCGCGCTGCTCGATGCCCGCAAAGGCCTGAAGATGTTCGAGAAGGTCGACGTGCCGGTGCTGGGTGTGGTCGAGAACATGGCCATGCATATCTGCACCCAGTGCGGCCATGTGGAGCACATTTTCGGCGAAGGCGGTGGCCAGCGCATGGCCGCGCAATACGGCGTGGCCTGGCTGGGCAGCCTGCCGCTGGCCCTGGCCATCCGCGAGCAGGCCGACTCCGGTACGCCCATCGTGGCGGCCCAGCCCGATGGCGAAGCCGCCGGCCTCTACCGCGGCATCGCCCGCAAGCTGGCGGCCCTGGTGGCCGGCCTGCCGCGCGACATGGCGGGCAAGCTGCCGGATGTGGTGGTCAAGCCGGCGTAAGCGGGGGGGCAGGCCGGGCGCGGCGCACGCCGATCCAAGCGGATGTTTACAATGGCCGGCCATATTGGAGGCCTACTTTCATGAGCATCAAGAGCGACCGTTGGATACGCCAGGCCGCCCAGGCCGGCATGATCGAGCCTTTCGAGGCCGGCCAGGTGCGCTGCGTCAATGGCGAGCGCATCGTCAGCTACGGCACCAGCAGCTACGGTTACGACGTGCGCTGCGCCAAAGAATTCAAGATCTTCACCAACATCAACTCGACCATCGTCGATCCCAAGGCCTTCGATGAGAAGTCCTTCGTGGACTTCACGGGCGATGTCTGCATCATCCCGCCCAATTCGTTCGCCCTGGCGCGCACGATGGAGTATTTCCGCATTCCGCGCAGCGTGCTCACGATCTGCCTGGGCAAGAGCACCTATGCGCGCTGCGGCATCATCGTCAACGTGACCCCGCTCGAGCCGGAATGGGAAGGCCACGTCACGCTCGAGTTCTCCAATACCACGCCGCTGCCGGCCAAGATCTACGCCGGCGAGGGCTGCGCCCAGTTCCTGTTTCTGGAAAGCGACGAGGTCTGCGAGACTTCCTACGCCGATCGCGGCGGCAAGTACCAGGGCCAGCGCGGGGTCACGCTGCCACGCACCTGAAGCGGGGGGCGTTCAGCGGCCGGGCGGTGCCTGGCCGAGCACGCTCCACAGCCGTTCGGCCACGGGCGACATCGCGTTGGGCTGGCGGTACAGGCAGATTTCCACCGGAACATCCCAGGAAGGTCCGCCGGCCCGCAGCAGCCGGCCCTGGGCCAGA from Bordetella sp. FB-8 encodes:
- a CDS encoding MFS transporter; this encodes MAAQYAPAPLAPASLADGAVGTMAGGRAPGAESGRKIEHGTAQFVLANVALFAAGLATFALLYCVQPLLPLFSQDFHISATQASLSLSLTTGLLAVSLLVAGPISEAWGRKPMMATSLLLSAVLALASAQLHSWGTFLAARALMGVAMSGLPAVAMAYVGEEMHPRTLGLAMGLYVGGSGLGGMSGRLLVGVMTDFWGWRTALTVMGLVGIACGAIFWRCLPDSRNFVRSPLSFKTLSRTYATHLRDGVLPWLFAEGLIVTGGFVTIYNYIGYRLVAPPFSLNQTEIGLIFVVYLFGIANSAFMGSLSTRFGRHRLLPFTFGLMLLGILLTCGGSLRMIVAGIAVLTVGFFGAHSMVSAWVGARAKVGKAQASSLYLFAYYMGSSVMGSLGGLFWTWGGWPGVAAMTGLLVAAGIAVAGMLGRLPALQPEKA
- the metG gene encoding methionine--tRNA ligase, with amino-acid sequence MTSRTLFVTTALPYANGSFHIGHIMEYIQADIWVRAMRMAGHTVHFVGADDAHGAPIMLKAEKEGITPQQLVARYAAERPQYLDGFHVKFDHWHSTDTPENTALSQDIYRALKAQDLIATRDIEQFYDPVKGMYLADRYIKGECPKCHAKDQYGDSCEVCGAAYAPTDLINPYSALTGATPVLKSSEHFFFKLSDPRCVQFLREWTAGSNAQGTPHLQSEMLGKTREWVGAQGGESSLGDWDISREAPYFGIEIPDAPGKYFYVWLDAPVGYLASLKAYCALKGLDFDALLDPNGTTEQVHFIGKDIIYFHALFWPAMLKFAGRKTPDAVNVHGFITVSGEKMSKSRGTGISPLRYLEIGMNAEWLRYYLAAKLNAKVEDLDFNPEDFIARVNSDLVGKYINIASRAANFITKYFDGALAYLDTAQGDTAALSAEYAAAAEAARAAFEAREYNRAIREIMAIADRINQAFDAAQPWVLAKDWANADAARRAQLQDICSRALAGFKALSVMLAPVLPELSRRVARELFGNAADFVWSDAGKLPQTVAPFKHLMQRVEPKMLDDLFEPPEEGPQAAPDAPATVPGGESLAETIAIDDFAKVDLRIAKIVNCEHVEGSTKLLRLTLDVGEGRHRNVFSGIKSAYEPADLIGKLTVMVANLAPRKMKFGVSEGMVLAASHADEAANPGIYVLEPFPGAEPGMRVR
- the apbC gene encoding iron-sulfur cluster carrier protein ApbC, which codes for MSITTEQVRAALRAAHDPYSRLPLAASVKDRDIQAGPAGLAVRIELGYPAGYAQAEVAQIARQALAAAGAPEARVTVAWSVGAHAVQATLKPLTAVRNIIAVASGKGGVGKSTTAVNLALALAADGARVGVLDADVYGPSVPLMLGLKDKPVSKDNKSMEPLQAHGIQANSIGLLVDADSPMIWRGPMATQALEQLLRQTNWGGLDYLLIDMPPGTGDIALTLAQKVPVVGAIIVTTPQDIALLDARKGLKMFEKVDVPVLGVVENMAMHICTQCGHVEHIFGEGGGQRMAAQYGVAWLGSLPLALAIREQADSGTPIVAAQPDGEAAGLYRGIARKLAALVAGLPRDMAGKLPDVVVKPA
- the dcd gene encoding dCTP deaminase; this translates as MSIKSDRWIRQAAQAGMIEPFEAGQVRCVNGERIVSYGTSSYGYDVRCAKEFKIFTNINSTIVDPKAFDEKSFVDFTGDVCIIPPNSFALARTMEYFRIPRSVLTICLGKSTYARCGIIVNVTPLEPEWEGHVTLEFSNTTPLPAKIYAGEGCAQFLFLESDEVCETSYADRGGKYQGQRGVTLPRT